Proteins co-encoded in one Erinaceus europaeus chromosome 2, mEriEur2.1, whole genome shotgun sequence genomic window:
- the MFHAS1 gene encoding malignant fibrous histiocytoma-amplified sequence 1 isoform X2 encodes MAGKDSGNLKTVRLWRDAALRARKLRSNLRQLTLSAAGGCPGVGTELLESPEAPELVLPANIGDIEALNLGNNGLEEVPDGLGSALGSLRVLVLRRNRFAWLPPAVAELGHHLTELDVSHNRLTTLGAEVVGALRELRKLNVSHNQLPALPTQLGTLAHLEELDVSFNRLAHLPDSMSCLCRLRTLDVDHNQLTAFPRQLLQLATLEELDVSSNRLCGLPEDISALRTLKILWLSGAELGVLPSGFCELASLESLMLDNNGLQALPAQFSRLQRLKMLNLSSNLFEEFPAALLPLAGLEELYLSRNQLTSVPSLISGLGRLLTLWLDNNRIRYLPDSIVELTSLEELVLQGNQIAVLPDNFGQLSRVGLWKIKDNPLIQPPYEVCMKGIPYIAAYQKELAHSQPAVHPRLKLLLMGHKAAGKTLLRHCLTEERVEGNQGGGDKEKSYPPFLPSVSKGIEVTSWTADASRGLRFIVYDLAGDESYEVIQPFFLSPGALYVLVVNLATYEPIRFPTTVGSFLHRVGARVPHAVVCIVGTHADLCGERELEEKCLDIHRQIALQEKHDAEGLSRLAQVVDEALARDFELRSASPHTAYYGVSDKNLRRRKAHFQYLLNHRLQILSPVLPVSCRDPHQLQRLRDKLLSVAEHREIFPNLHRVLPRSWQVLEELHFQPPQAQRLWLSWWDSARLGLQAGLTEDRLQSALSYLHESGKLLYFEDSPALKEHVFHNLTRLIDILNVFFQRDASLLLHKLLLGASGESEGEGENSPLMALPAPSQDHLRTTQLHHYVEGFLLHGLLPAHVIRLLLKPHVQAQQDLQLLLELLEKMGLCYCLNKPKGKPLNGSTAWYKFPCYVQNEVPHAEAWINGTNLAGQSFVAEQLQIEYSFPFTFPPGLFARYSVQINNHVVHRSDGKLQIFAYRGKVPVVVSYRPAKGVLQPDTLSIASHASLPNIWTAWQAITPLVEELNVLLQEWPGLHYTVHILCSKCLKRGSPNPHAFPGELLSQPRPEGVAEIICPKNGSERVNVALVYPPTPTVISPCSK; translated from the coding sequence ATGGCTGGGAAGGACAGTGGGAACCTGAAGACGGTGAGGCTGTGGCGGGACGCCGCCCTGCGCGCCAGGAAGCTGCGGAGCAACCTGCGCCAGCTGACCCTGAGCGCGGCGGGGGGCTGCCCGGGGGTCGGGACCGAGCTGCTGGAGTCCCCCGAAGCCCCAGAGCTCGTGCTGCCGGCCAACATCGGGGACATTGAGGCTCTGAACCTGGGGAACAACGGCCTGGAGGAGGTGCCCGACGGGTTGGGCTCAGCGCTCGGCAGCCTTCGCGTCCTGGTTCTACGCAGGAACCGCTTCGCCTGGCTGCCCCCGGCTGTGGCCGAGCTGGGCCACCACCTCACCGAGCTGGACGTGAGCCACAACCGGCTGACCACCCTGGGCGCGGAGGTGGTGGGTGCCTTGAGAGAGCTGCGCAAACTCAACGTCAGCCACAACCAGCTGCCCGCCCTGCCCACCCAGCTGGGCACCCTCGCCCACCTGGAGGAGCTGGATGTCAGCTTTAACCGGCTGGCGCACCTGCCTGACTCCATGTCTTGTCTCTGCCGCCTGCGCACCCTCGACGTGGACCACAACCAGCTCACTGCTTTCCCCCGGCAGCTGCTGCAGCTGGCAACCCTAGAGGAACTGGATGTGTCCAGCAACCGGCTGTGCGGCCTACCTGAGGATATTAGTGCCCTGCGTACCCTCAAGATCCTCTGGCTCAGTGGGGCTGAGCTTGGCGTGTTGCCCAGTGGCTTCTGTGAACTGGCCAGCCTGGAAAGCCTCATGCTGGACAACAACGGGCTACAGGCTCTGCCCGCCCAGTTCAGCCGCCTGCAGCGCCTCAAAATGCTCAACCTCTCTTCCAACCTTTTTGAGGAGTtccccgctgcgctgctgcccctGGCAGGTCTGGAGGAGCTCTACCTTAGTCGCAACCAGCTCACCTCAGTGCCATCCCTTATCTCGGGTCTAGGTCGGCTTCTCACCTTGTGGCTAGATAATAACCGGATCCGCTACTTGCCTGACTCTATTGTGGAGCTGACCAGCCTGGAGGAGTTAGTGCTGCAAGGCAACCAGATTGCTGTGCTACCAGACAACTTTGGCCAGCTCTCCAGGGTGGGCCTGTGGAAAATCAAGGACAATCCACTGATCCAGCCCCCCTACGAAGTCTGTATGAAGGGGATTCCCTACATCGCAGCCTACCAGAAGGAACTGGCTCATTCCCAGCCTGCAGTGCATCCCCGCCTCAAGCTGCTCCTGATGGGCCATAAGGCTGCAGGGAAGACCTTACTCCGCCACTGCCTCACAGAGGAGAGAGTGGAGGGAAACCAGGGAGGAGGGGATAAGGAGAAGAGCTAcccacctttccttccttcagTTAGCAAGGGCATCGAGGTAACTAGCTGGACTGCTGATGCTTCCCGGGGCCTGAGGTTCATTGTGTACGATTTAGCGGGTGATGAAAGTTATGAGGTGATCCagcccttcttcctctccccggGGGCCCTTTATGTACTGGTGGTGAACTTAGCCACCTATGAGCCCATTCGCTTTCCCACCACTGTGGGCTCCTTCTTGCATCGCGTGGGAGCACGGGTGCCTCATGCTGTGGTGTGCATTGTAGGCACGCATGCAGACTTGTGCGGGGAGCGGGAACTGGAGGAGAAGTGTCTGGACATCCATCGCCAGATTGCCCTGCAAGAGAAGCACGATGCCGAGGGGCTGAGCCGCCTGGCCCAGGTGGTAGACGAGGCGCTGGCCCGAGATTTCGAGCTGCGCTCTGCCAGCCCCCACACTGCCTACTATGGTGTCTCGGACAAGAACCTTCGGAGGCGCAAGGCCCATTTTCAATACCTGCTCAACCACCGACTGCAGATCCTCTCTCCTGTGTTACCTGTTAGCTGTAGGGACCCCCACCAATTACAACGCTTGCGGGACAAACTGCTCTCTGTAGCTGAGCACCGGGAAATCTTCCCCAACTTACACAGAGTACTGCCTCGGTCCTGGCAGGTGCTGGAGGAATTGCATTTCCAGCCCCCCCAGGCACAACGACTTTGGCTAAGCTGGTGGGACTCAGCACGCCTGGGCCTGCAGGCGGGGCTGACCGAGGACAGGCTGCAGAGCGCTCTTTCCTACCTGCACGAGAGCGGTAAGCTGCTCTACTTCGAGGACAGTCCTGCCCTCAAGGAGCACGTATTCCACAACCTCACCCGCCTCATCGACATCCTCAATGTGTTTTTCCAGAGGGATGCTTCCTTGCTGCTGCATAAGCTGCTCCTTGGTGCCAGCGGAGAGAGCGAGGGTGAAGGGGAGAACTCTCCCTTGATGGCGCTGCCTGCCCCAAGCCAGGACCACCTCCGAACCACCCAGCTCCATCATTACGTGGAGGGCTTTCTGCTTCATGGACTCTTGCCAGCCCATGTCATTCGGCTGCTGCTTAAGCCTCATGTCCAGGCCCAGCAGGACTTGCAGCTATTGTTGGAGCTTTTGGAGAAGATGGGACTTTGTTACTGCCTCAATAAACCCAAGGGCAAGCCTTTGAATGGGTCTACAGCCTGGTACAAGTTCCCGTGTTACGTGCAGAATGAGGTGCCCCATGCAGAGGCTTGGATCAATGGGACCAACCTGGCTGGGCAGTCTTTTGTGGCAGAGCAGTTGCAGATTGAATATAGTTTTCCCTTCACTTTTCCACCTGGGCTGTTTGCGCGCTACAGTGTCCAGATCAACAACCACGTGGTACACAGGTCGGATGGTAAACTTCAGATCTTTGCCTATAGAGGGAAAGTTCCTGTGGTGGTGAGTTACAGACCTGCCAAGGGGGTCTTGCAGCCAGACACACTATCCATTGCTAGTCATGCATCATTACCAAATATATGGACAGCATGGCAAGCCATAACTCCCTTGGTAGAGGAACTGAATGTGCTCCTTCAAGAATGGCCTGGACTGCACTACACTGTGCATATTCTCTGTTCTAAGTGCCTTAAGAGAGGGTCGCCTAATCCACATGCTTTTCCAG
- the MFHAS1 gene encoding malignant fibrous histiocytoma-amplified sequence 1 isoform X1, whose protein sequence is MAGKDSGNLKTVRLWRDAALRARKLRSNLRQLTLSAAGGCPGVGTELLESPEAPELVLPANIGDIEALNLGNNGLEEVPDGLGSALGSLRVLVLRRNRFAWLPPAVAELGHHLTELDVSHNRLTTLGAEVVGALRELRKLNVSHNQLPALPTQLGTLAHLEELDVSFNRLAHLPDSMSCLCRLRTLDVDHNQLTAFPRQLLQLATLEELDVSSNRLCGLPEDISALRTLKILWLSGAELGVLPSGFCELASLESLMLDNNGLQALPAQFSRLQRLKMLNLSSNLFEEFPAALLPLAGLEELYLSRNQLTSVPSLISGLGRLLTLWLDNNRIRYLPDSIVELTSLEELVLQGNQIAVLPDNFGQLSRVGLWKIKDNPLIQPPYEVCMKGIPYIAAYQKELAHSQPAVHPRLKLLLMGHKAAGKTLLRHCLTEERVEGNQGGGDKEKSYPPFLPSVSKGIEVTSWTADASRGLRFIVYDLAGDESYEVIQPFFLSPGALYVLVVNLATYEPIRFPTTVGSFLHRVGARVPHAVVCIVGTHADLCGERELEEKCLDIHRQIALQEKHDAEGLSRLAQVVDEALARDFELRSASPHTAYYGVSDKNLRRRKAHFQYLLNHRLQILSPVLPVSCRDPHQLQRLRDKLLSVAEHREIFPNLHRVLPRSWQVLEELHFQPPQAQRLWLSWWDSARLGLQAGLTEDRLQSALSYLHESGKLLYFEDSPALKEHVFHNLTRLIDILNVFFQRDASLLLHKLLLGASGESEGEGENSPLMALPAPSQDHLRTTQLHHYVEGFLLHGLLPAHVIRLLLKPHVQAQQDLQLLLELLEKMGLCYCLNKPKGKPLNGSTAWYKFPCYVQNEVPHAEAWINGTNLAGQSFVAEQLQIEYSFPFTFPPGLFARYSVQINNHVVHRSDGKLQIFAYRGKVPVVVSYRPAKGVLQPDTLSIASHASLPNIWTAWQAITPLVEELNVLLQEWPGLHYTVHILCSKCLKRGSPNPHAFPGELLSQPRPEGVAEIICPKNGSERVNVALVYPPTPTVISPCSKKNVGEKHRNQ, encoded by the coding sequence ATGGCTGGGAAGGACAGTGGGAACCTGAAGACGGTGAGGCTGTGGCGGGACGCCGCCCTGCGCGCCAGGAAGCTGCGGAGCAACCTGCGCCAGCTGACCCTGAGCGCGGCGGGGGGCTGCCCGGGGGTCGGGACCGAGCTGCTGGAGTCCCCCGAAGCCCCAGAGCTCGTGCTGCCGGCCAACATCGGGGACATTGAGGCTCTGAACCTGGGGAACAACGGCCTGGAGGAGGTGCCCGACGGGTTGGGCTCAGCGCTCGGCAGCCTTCGCGTCCTGGTTCTACGCAGGAACCGCTTCGCCTGGCTGCCCCCGGCTGTGGCCGAGCTGGGCCACCACCTCACCGAGCTGGACGTGAGCCACAACCGGCTGACCACCCTGGGCGCGGAGGTGGTGGGTGCCTTGAGAGAGCTGCGCAAACTCAACGTCAGCCACAACCAGCTGCCCGCCCTGCCCACCCAGCTGGGCACCCTCGCCCACCTGGAGGAGCTGGATGTCAGCTTTAACCGGCTGGCGCACCTGCCTGACTCCATGTCTTGTCTCTGCCGCCTGCGCACCCTCGACGTGGACCACAACCAGCTCACTGCTTTCCCCCGGCAGCTGCTGCAGCTGGCAACCCTAGAGGAACTGGATGTGTCCAGCAACCGGCTGTGCGGCCTACCTGAGGATATTAGTGCCCTGCGTACCCTCAAGATCCTCTGGCTCAGTGGGGCTGAGCTTGGCGTGTTGCCCAGTGGCTTCTGTGAACTGGCCAGCCTGGAAAGCCTCATGCTGGACAACAACGGGCTACAGGCTCTGCCCGCCCAGTTCAGCCGCCTGCAGCGCCTCAAAATGCTCAACCTCTCTTCCAACCTTTTTGAGGAGTtccccgctgcgctgctgcccctGGCAGGTCTGGAGGAGCTCTACCTTAGTCGCAACCAGCTCACCTCAGTGCCATCCCTTATCTCGGGTCTAGGTCGGCTTCTCACCTTGTGGCTAGATAATAACCGGATCCGCTACTTGCCTGACTCTATTGTGGAGCTGACCAGCCTGGAGGAGTTAGTGCTGCAAGGCAACCAGATTGCTGTGCTACCAGACAACTTTGGCCAGCTCTCCAGGGTGGGCCTGTGGAAAATCAAGGACAATCCACTGATCCAGCCCCCCTACGAAGTCTGTATGAAGGGGATTCCCTACATCGCAGCCTACCAGAAGGAACTGGCTCATTCCCAGCCTGCAGTGCATCCCCGCCTCAAGCTGCTCCTGATGGGCCATAAGGCTGCAGGGAAGACCTTACTCCGCCACTGCCTCACAGAGGAGAGAGTGGAGGGAAACCAGGGAGGAGGGGATAAGGAGAAGAGCTAcccacctttccttccttcagTTAGCAAGGGCATCGAGGTAACTAGCTGGACTGCTGATGCTTCCCGGGGCCTGAGGTTCATTGTGTACGATTTAGCGGGTGATGAAAGTTATGAGGTGATCCagcccttcttcctctccccggGGGCCCTTTATGTACTGGTGGTGAACTTAGCCACCTATGAGCCCATTCGCTTTCCCACCACTGTGGGCTCCTTCTTGCATCGCGTGGGAGCACGGGTGCCTCATGCTGTGGTGTGCATTGTAGGCACGCATGCAGACTTGTGCGGGGAGCGGGAACTGGAGGAGAAGTGTCTGGACATCCATCGCCAGATTGCCCTGCAAGAGAAGCACGATGCCGAGGGGCTGAGCCGCCTGGCCCAGGTGGTAGACGAGGCGCTGGCCCGAGATTTCGAGCTGCGCTCTGCCAGCCCCCACACTGCCTACTATGGTGTCTCGGACAAGAACCTTCGGAGGCGCAAGGCCCATTTTCAATACCTGCTCAACCACCGACTGCAGATCCTCTCTCCTGTGTTACCTGTTAGCTGTAGGGACCCCCACCAATTACAACGCTTGCGGGACAAACTGCTCTCTGTAGCTGAGCACCGGGAAATCTTCCCCAACTTACACAGAGTACTGCCTCGGTCCTGGCAGGTGCTGGAGGAATTGCATTTCCAGCCCCCCCAGGCACAACGACTTTGGCTAAGCTGGTGGGACTCAGCACGCCTGGGCCTGCAGGCGGGGCTGACCGAGGACAGGCTGCAGAGCGCTCTTTCCTACCTGCACGAGAGCGGTAAGCTGCTCTACTTCGAGGACAGTCCTGCCCTCAAGGAGCACGTATTCCACAACCTCACCCGCCTCATCGACATCCTCAATGTGTTTTTCCAGAGGGATGCTTCCTTGCTGCTGCATAAGCTGCTCCTTGGTGCCAGCGGAGAGAGCGAGGGTGAAGGGGAGAACTCTCCCTTGATGGCGCTGCCTGCCCCAAGCCAGGACCACCTCCGAACCACCCAGCTCCATCATTACGTGGAGGGCTTTCTGCTTCATGGACTCTTGCCAGCCCATGTCATTCGGCTGCTGCTTAAGCCTCATGTCCAGGCCCAGCAGGACTTGCAGCTATTGTTGGAGCTTTTGGAGAAGATGGGACTTTGTTACTGCCTCAATAAACCCAAGGGCAAGCCTTTGAATGGGTCTACAGCCTGGTACAAGTTCCCGTGTTACGTGCAGAATGAGGTGCCCCATGCAGAGGCTTGGATCAATGGGACCAACCTGGCTGGGCAGTCTTTTGTGGCAGAGCAGTTGCAGATTGAATATAGTTTTCCCTTCACTTTTCCACCTGGGCTGTTTGCGCGCTACAGTGTCCAGATCAACAACCACGTGGTACACAGGTCGGATGGTAAACTTCAGATCTTTGCCTATAGAGGGAAAGTTCCTGTGGTGGTGAGTTACAGACCTGCCAAGGGGGTCTTGCAGCCAGACACACTATCCATTGCTAGTCATGCATCATTACCAAATATATGGACAGCATGGCAAGCCATAACTCCCTTGGTAGAGGAACTGAATGTGCTCCTTCAAGAATGGCCTGGACTGCACTACACTGTGCATATTCTCTGTTCTAAGTGCCTTAAGAGAGGGTCGCCTAATCCACATGCTTTTCCAG